Below is a genomic region from Cloeon dipterum chromosome 2, ieCloDipt1.1, whole genome shotgun sequence.
ATTAAGCGCCAACCTTGATGAATGCATATTAATGTTTTTGCACCTCGCTCAATGACACCGTCGAcgtgcgctcgctcgctccgaGAGGGCTCTTTTGCTCGGGCTGTTTCCGCGCGTTGTTGTGAGCCGTTGAACCAATCTGCGCCATTAGCACCCGAGCGATGCTTGGAAATTGGACGCAGCAGCCTCAAAGCGCCAATGACGGTGCCGCGGGACAAAATTAGAGAGGAAATTACGCGCTGTAGGTGACGAGAAGGAATGTAAtatgaaatttctaaatattctCGCTCTCAATTAAGGCACGAGGCAAACATACACACGAATAATCCACCGCGAGGAGCAATTCAACCCAAGTTTTGCTGGTAACATCACACAATTAAGTTAACGCATTATTGAAATCACGCTTGATATACACTAAACTTCAAAGCTTCTCTCGACATGCTTCAATAAAGCACGAGACTtcaattcaaacattttttaaagggcGCGAAACTCAAACAGACATTTAGAACTGTTTTGTGTGGTTGTATTTTCTTTCCAAAGTAATTGCGAATGTTGCAAAAGTAAGAAAACAAACTTTGCTGGTTCACTCTGCATGAACTATAACAAATGCAAActcttttgaaattcaattgcggaaaaatatccaataaGCCGACGTCGCTGTTGCTCTGTCATATTTACAGCAGTGCGCCCGCGAGAACACAAGCGAGCACGGAAATGGTAATGCAACTCGACCGAACGTTTTataaatcaatgaattttataGGTTATCTCGAGCACCGCAAAACGTCAGTGGCAGCTGCCGCTTTGATTCTTTCTTATCTCGGCAATGCTGCCTTTAtgctgcaaacaaaaacacactCGGCGCGCGGTGAATGCAGTTTCGAGTTGGAATCGGGTCAGCTGCAAGACGGCACCAACTTTTTTAATCCGGCTGCATTTCGTTCCATCTTCGCATGGGCAGATGCCAGTCACCAGCAGCATCCGCGACCGCATTTTTCAGTTCCAGCCACGCGACTGATTGCGCACGCTAATCGAATCAAATGAGAAATTTCGCAACGACAACACTGATTGCAATGCCATTCAATGGGGGAAAAGACGAGCAAGCAAACCTCCGTCTCGCCAGAagggatattaaattttccaccaCGCCAGTATTATTCTGGAAAATCATGCTGAGCGAAGTGGCGGAACTGCCTCTGTTGGTGGTGACATAAAGAACACAAACTTATTTGCATAATGCAACTAATAAACCTATCCGCAGCCACTTTCCTCGTCTTTCTCTCAGTGTCTCTACATATTTTTGCTACTATTCAATACAATAAACGTCTCATAgtgtaacaataatttatgtcgtaaatatttttaagttcgtTGTTCGTttttatatgttaaaaatGGTAACGATTGAGACGTGGGTAAAATATATTgaccattttgaattttcagaaacatttttcttcctttccatttttaactctaaattcaagaaattcctGAAGAGACGCCACTGCTTCATCTCTTGTTCGGTCGAATTCCTCTGCGTGGCGATGGGAAGAAGACGCAGCAGTGATTTTGCCCCTTCAGCAAATACTAATCACGCCGGCCGAATTCATTTCTGCTCAATTACCCACGCACTACTTAAAAAAGCGATAAAATTCGCGCTCCTGAAGCCACCCTAACTAACTTTCGAGACTATCTCGTGCGTCTTTTCGGCTCCGCGGGCATAGCTGATTTGCAACTTCGGGGGACCACAAATTTTACCAAATCATCGCACACGGTGGTCCTTCTTTGAAATGCAGtgcttgaaataataaaaaaatctactgcGTGATTTGAATTTAGTAGAAATGTTCTTTATAAAATTCCGAGATGTTactagaaatattttgctaaatgAAGCCGATTACGTTTATATAGATTggaacattaaataatttttttattttttttcctccaatattaaaatatactatTGACTTTTGTATGAATGAAAGCTCTGGTCATGGGGTgatgtaaaatttagaaaatttaactgaattcCTCAGTAGCCAAGATTCATTCCCTGCTCCCATACAAATTCCCAATGCCAACGGCTGTGCGTAGCGGGCGACATTTATGTCTTTAAAGTTTACCTTGAAGCCTAACTCCCGCACCCGTCATTCTTCACCTGCcacacaattttgaaatagcaCACAACCCCAGGGCTGCATTCTTTGCGCGCCTTTGCGCTGTCAAAATCATTGCTAAGCGGCATAACTACTTTAGAAGCAACGAGAGCAGTAGCTCAAATCTGTAACATGGGTGCCCAAGATGTTCAGGAAAATTCCTCACCTCAGGTgggtttattgaaaattatattatccAGTAAACATAGCTTTTAGTTGGTTTGTGttgttgaaaattgtattacaATTTCTTGTAGGAGGATGCAACCGAGCTTCAACTCGATAGCATTAAGAACAAAGAGCAGTGGGATCGATCAGGAGATGCGCTGAAGGATTTCTTATTCCTATACAAAACAGGCGTTTTGTATGACTGCACCTTCCTTGTCAAACAATCTGACGACCCAAATGACCAGGTTTTTGCTCATTTATACGTCATTAAAACTAAGCTATTTTTGTCGCATATCACCAGTTCGTTTTCAAATGCCACAAGCTCGTCTTATCGATTGCAAGTCCTGTGTTCGAAACAATGTTCAATGGGAATTTTTCGGAATCAAAAAGAGAGGTTGACGAAGAGATTGTCATCCACAATACTTCACCCAAGGCCTTTGACGCAGCCATGAAGTGAGAACATAATCGAATTATGCGTGCCATATTTTAATGCTTATTTCAGGTTCATCTACGGACGGGAGTTGAACTTCGGTGATGTAATGCTTGCCAGCGAAATATATACCTTTGCGCACTTTTGGCAAATTGACAGCCTCATGACAGCGGTTGAGAAGTACCTTGGCAAACCAACTCCAGAAAATGTGTGCAAAATCTACGACATGTACCAAACGCTCAACAGCAGCGAGGAAAAACTCCAAAAGAGCATGGAGGTAGTCATAAAATTATGTGTAgttaatatttgtaataaaaggaatattttagGTCATCTTGGTGAATACCTCGGAAATCTTCAGCAGCTCTTTCTGGAAGACCGTGTCTCTGGACACTGTTGTGGATATCCTAAATCAAGACCGCCTTAATGTAGCTGGCGAGTCAGTCCTGATAGAGTCTCTGATCCAATGGGGCAAAGCTCAGCTAGATGACCCCGACGACGTGAATGTTGGTCCAAAACTGAGGGAGGTGATAGACCAGCCATTGAAGCTGATCAGATTCTTCCAAATGGACATGAAAGAGTTTTCAGCCCTGTGCACCACAACACTGAGCAACATTCTGACTGTGGAGGAAAAGTATGCTATTCTCCTAAGCATGTCAATGGATTCAAGAGAATATCTGCCTGAGGgtttcagtaaaaaatcttGTCGGGAAGGCTTGCACCAGAACGCAACTACCCTTGACCTCAAGACTTCGTACTACAACAATGGCTCCAGGGAGGACTTTTGGTTCAAAACTGA
It encodes:
- the LOC135936880 gene encoding BTB/POZ domain-containing protein 2-like isoform X1 — its product is MGAQDVQENSSPQEDATELQLDSIKNKEQWDRSGDALKDFLFLYKTGVLYDCTFLVKQSDDPNDQFVFKCHKLVLSIASPVFETMFNGNFSESKREVDEEIVIHNTSPKAFDAAMKFIYGRELNFGDVMLASEIYTFAHFWQIDSLMTAVEKYLGKPTPENVCKIYDMYQTLNSSEEKLQKSMEVILVNTSEIFSSSFWKTVSLDTVVDILNQDRLNVAGESVLIESLIQWGKAQLDDPDDVNVGPKLREVIDQPLKLIRFFQMDMKEFSALCTTTLSNILTVEEKYAILLSMSMDSREYLPEGFSKKSCREGLHQNATTLDLKTSYYNNGSREDFWFKTDKSVYILGFKFIKFNHYDASFEPSSAFFQLQDEKGNLIGSGSTESRDSKRNYFTFRKPVLLQANVNVQLQVKISNLSLYYTQQNFNAVRYDVQLNDRTIVTINLLRDASCAGIAALVLARS
- the LOC135936880 gene encoding BTB/POZ domain-containing protein 2-like isoform X2, with amino-acid sequence MGAQDVQENSSPQEDATELQLDSIKNKEQWDRSGDALKDFLFLYKTGVLYDCTFLVKQSDDPNDQFVFKCHKLVLSIASPVFETMFNGNFSESKREVDEEIVIHNTSPKAFDAAMKFIYGRELNFGDVMLASEIYTFAHFWQIDSLMTAVEKYLGKPTPENVCKIYDMYQTLNSSEEKLQKSMEVILVNTSEIFSSSFWKTVSLDTVVDILNQDRLNVAGESVLIESLIQWGKAQLDDPDDVNVGPKLREVIDQPLKLIRFFQMDMKEFSALCTTTLSNILTVEENKKSCREGLHQNATTLDLKTSYYNNGSREDFWFKTDKSVYILGFKFIKFNHYDASFEPSSAFFQLQDEKGNLIGSGSTESRDSKRNYFTFRKPVLLQANVNVQLQVKISNLSLYYTQQNFNAVRYDVQLNDRTIVTINLLRDASCAGIAALVLARS